The following are from one region of the Candidatus Zixiibacteriota bacterium genome:
- a CDS encoding OadG family protein, with amino-acid sequence MFSEVMGFSLKFAVIGITIVFVSLALIAVAISLIRRLDDRWQKGEEKSKRDAVSKPQNIDTITLVLISAAVGTMFQGRYHIRSVRRLMPYGGAKSPWSVQGRAILHGSHVVPKKR; translated from the coding sequence ATGTTTTCGGAAGTAATGGGATTCAGTCTTAAATTCGCCGTCATCGGCATTACCATTGTCTTTGTCTCGCTGGCATTGATAGCGGTGGCGATTTCGTTAATCAGGCGACTCGATGATCGCTGGCAAAAAGGCGAAGAAAAAAGCAAACGGGATGCCGTCTCGAAACCCCAGAATATCGACACCATAACGCTGGTTCTGATAAGCGCCGCGGTTGGGACCATGTTCCAGGGGCGTTATCATATCAGAAGCGTGAGAAGATTGATGCCGTACGGCGGGGCGAAAAGCCCCTGGTCAGTGCAGGGGCGGGCGATCCTGCACGGTTCGCATGTCGTTCCCAAAAAGAGATAA
- a CDS encoding acyl-CoA carboxylase subunit beta, translating into MGESKIEQLRKRRARLMQGGGPERIEKQHELGKLTARERLELLFEEGTFRESLLHVKHRCTHFDMADKEFPGEGVVTGHGIVDGRPVYAASQDFTVAGGSVGEATGRKIHEAMDAALKTGDPFVMINDSGGARIQEGVDSLSGYGHIFYRNVLLSGVVPQISIIAGPCAGGAAYSPALTDFIIQVRHEGQLYITGPLVIKQVTGEDITAEQLGGVESHAHYSGVVHFIAENDEDAINITRRLLSFLPSNNTEDPPFVPELHDTELAPDEELNDIVPDDPSEPYDMHEVIKRIVDNGDFMEVQEHYAPNIIVGFGRLTGYTIGVIANQPMHKAGVLDIDSSDKASRFIRFCNAFNIPVVTFVDVPGFMPGVQQEYGGIIRHGAKMLFAYAAATVPKLTLVVRKAYGGAFLAMCSKSMGADTLVAWPSAEIAVMGAEGAVNVLYRKEIGGSKNPEEERRKLLDEYKNTFANPYFAASRGLVDEILEPAETRPYLAATLEVLKAKRELRPQKKHGLIPL; encoded by the coding sequence ATGGGTGAATCAAAAATAGAGCAACTCAGAAAACGGCGAGCCAGATTGATGCAGGGAGGCGGTCCCGAACGGATCGAAAAACAGCATGAACTGGGTAAGCTGACTGCCCGGGAGCGGCTGGAACTTCTTTTCGAGGAAGGAACCTTCCGGGAATCACTTTTGCATGTCAAACATCGCTGTACGCATTTTGATATGGCCGATAAAGAATTCCCCGGTGAAGGTGTCGTGACGGGTCATGGTATTGTCGATGGACGTCCGGTGTACGCCGCCAGCCAGGATTTCACAGTGGCCGGTGGCTCGGTCGGCGAAGCAACGGGCAGAAAAATCCATGAGGCTATGGATGCCGCTCTGAAAACCGGCGATCCTTTTGTCATGATTAACGACAGCGGCGGAGCGCGGATTCAGGAAGGGGTCGATTCGCTTTCGGGCTACGGCCATATTTTCTACCGCAATGTGCTTCTCTCCGGTGTTGTTCCCCAGATCAGTATCATTGCCGGACCGTGCGCCGGGGGAGCGGCGTACTCCCCCGCCCTGACCGATTTTATTATCCAGGTGCGCCATGAGGGCCAGCTGTATATCACCGGGCCGCTGGTGATCAAACAGGTGACCGGCGAGGATATTACCGCCGAGCAACTGGGCGGAGTGGAAAGCCATGCGCATTATTCCGGGGTGGTACATTTTATCGCCGAGAACGATGAGGACGCGATCAACATCACCCGGAGGCTGTTATCCTTTCTGCCGAGCAATAATACCGAGGATCCCCCGTTTGTCCCCGAACTGCATGATACTGAACTGGCTCCCGACGAGGAGCTGAACGATATTGTCCCCGATGATCCTTCGGAACCGTACGATATGCACGAAGTCATCAAACGAATTGTGGATAATGGCGATTTTATGGAGGTCCAGGAACATTATGCCCCCAATATTATTGTCGGGTTTGGCCGGTTAACTGGGTACACCATCGGAGTAATCGCCAACCAGCCGATGCATAAAGCCGGAGTGCTGGATATCGACTCCTCGGACAAGGCCTCGCGCTTTATCCGTTTTTGCAACGCTTTCAATATTCCGGTCGTCACTTTTGTCGATGTTCCGGGTTTCATGCCGGGTGTCCAGCAGGAGTACGGCGGTATTATCCGTCACGGCGCCAAGATGCTTTTTGCCTATGCCGCCGCCACGGTTCCCAAATTGACCTTGGTCGTCCGCAAGGCGTACGGCGGAGCCTTCCTGGCCATGTGTTCCAAGAGTATGGGAGCCGATACCCTGGTGGCTTGGCCCTCGGCCGAGATTGCCGTGATGGGCGCCGAGGGGGCGGTGAACGTTCTCTACCGGAAGGAAATCGGCGGTTCCAAAAATCCCGAAGAAGAGCGACGGAAACTGCTGGATGAGTACAAAAATACTTTCGCCAATCCATATTTCGCGGCCTCGCGGGGTCTCGTCGATGAAATCCTGGAACCGGCCGAGACGCGCCCGTATCTGGCCGCCACCCTCGAGGTTCTCAAAGCCAAACGGGAACTGCGGCCTCAAAAAAAACACGGCTTGATTCCGCTGTAA